In Burkholderia gladioli, a genomic segment contains:
- the xth gene encoding exodeoxyribonuclease III, producing the protein MKIATWNVNSLNVRKQHVLDWLATSHADVLCLQELKLTDDKFPKADLEAAGYRSWFTGQKTYNGVAILVRDTLGVDETDVVKNIPGFEDPQQRVIAATVNGVRIVSAYFPNGQAPDSEKFVYKLQWLDALQAWLKDELTRHPKLALLGDYNIAPEDRDVHDPAKWEGQNLVSPQERAHFAALLEMGFVDAFRHFEQPEKTFTWWDYRMMGFRRNAGLRIDHILLSPALAGTLTACEVDRVPRTWEQPSDHTPVIATIE; encoded by the coding sequence ATGAAGATCGCCACCTGGAACGTCAACTCCCTGAACGTGCGCAAACAGCACGTGCTCGACTGGCTGGCCACCAGCCACGCCGACGTGCTCTGCCTGCAGGAGCTGAAGCTCACCGACGACAAATTCCCGAAGGCCGACCTCGAAGCGGCCGGCTATCGCAGCTGGTTCACGGGCCAGAAGACCTACAACGGCGTGGCGATCCTGGTGCGAGACACGCTCGGCGTGGACGAGACCGATGTCGTGAAGAACATTCCCGGCTTCGAGGATCCGCAGCAACGCGTGATCGCGGCCACCGTCAACGGCGTGCGGATCGTCTCGGCCTATTTCCCGAACGGGCAGGCGCCGGATTCGGAGAAGTTCGTCTACAAGCTGCAATGGCTCGATGCGCTGCAGGCCTGGCTCAAGGACGAGCTGACGCGCCATCCGAAGCTCGCGCTGCTGGGTGACTACAACATCGCCCCCGAGGATCGCGACGTCCACGATCCGGCCAAGTGGGAAGGGCAGAACCTGGTGTCGCCGCAGGAGCGCGCGCATTTCGCGGCGCTGCTCGAGATGGGTTTCGTCGATGCCTTCCGGCACTTCGAGCAACCCGAGAAGACCTTCACCTGGTGGGACTACCGGATGATGGGCTTTCGCCGCAACGCGGGCCTGCGCATCGACCACATCCTGCTGTCGCCGGCGCTGGCCGGGACGCTGACGGCCTGCGAGGTCGATCGCGTGCCGCGCACCTGGGAGCAGCCTTCGGATCACACGCCGGTGATCGCGACCATCGAGTGA
- a CDS encoding TetR/AcrR family transcriptional regulator codes for MARPREFDEQAVLDAAIAQFWSHGYASTSVRDLATTMGMTGASVYNAFGDKRALYARSFERYVEAGFRDRVRRFEHQLPPREAIVAFFEEIIRLTVQDAQRKGCMIVNTALELAPHDADFQQLLERILEDIEAFFLRCVEAGQAEGTIAPELAAVDTARMLFAVLLGLRVLARVRPRRELLEGAVRPALAMIGASLPTAKPRGPAQET; via the coding sequence ATGGCCCGTCCACGCGAATTCGACGAGCAGGCCGTGCTCGATGCGGCGATCGCGCAGTTCTGGTCGCATGGTTATGCCTCGACCTCGGTGCGCGATCTGGCGACGACGATGGGCATGACCGGCGCCAGCGTCTACAACGCCTTCGGCGACAAGCGCGCGCTGTATGCCCGGTCCTTCGAGCGCTACGTGGAGGCGGGCTTTCGCGATCGCGTGCGACGCTTCGAGCATCAATTGCCGCCGCGTGAGGCGATCGTCGCCTTCTTCGAAGAGATCATCCGTCTCACCGTGCAGGACGCGCAGCGCAAGGGCTGCATGATCGTCAATACCGCCCTGGAACTGGCGCCGCACGACGCGGATTTCCAGCAGTTGCTCGAACGCATCCTCGAGGATATCGAGGCCTTTTTCCTGCGCTGCGTCGAGGCGGGGCAGGCCGAGGGCACGATTGCGCCCGAGCTGGCCGCGGTCGATACGGCGCGCATGCTGTTCGCGGTCTTGCTGGGGCTGCGCGTGCTGGCCCGCGTGCGGCCGCGGCGCGAGCTGCTCGAAGGGGCGGTGCGGCCCGCGCTGGCGATGATCGGCGCGAGCCTGCCGACGGCGAAGCCGCGCGGGCCGGCGCAAGAGACGTAG
- a CDS encoding RidA family protein produces MTQSVLQRLATLGIELPAPIRPLGSYRSVSIVGDLAHVSGLGPFEQGKPVVGQVGSEISPERARQAARLTMEMILACLHEACGLDRVLRCVRLTVYVRADASFTAHPLVANGASDLLRELFGEDALPARSALGVHTLPMGIPVEIDSIFELAPADEVR; encoded by the coding sequence GTGACGCAATCCGTCCTGCAACGCCTGGCTACGCTCGGCATCGAACTTCCCGCGCCCATCCGCCCGCTCGGCTCCTATCGCAGCGTCTCGATCGTCGGCGATCTCGCGCACGTATCGGGGCTCGGCCCCTTCGAGCAAGGCAAGCCGGTGGTGGGCCAGGTGGGCAGCGAGATCTCGCCGGAACGCGCGCGGCAGGCCGCGCGCCTGACCATGGAGATGATCCTCGCCTGCCTGCACGAGGCCTGCGGGCTCGATCGCGTGCTGCGCTGCGTGAGGCTGACCGTCTACGTGCGCGCCGACGCTTCGTTCACCGCGCATCCGCTGGTGGCCAACGGCGCGAGCGACCTGCTGCGCGAGTTGTTCGGCGAGGACGCGCTGCCGGCGCGCAGCGCGCTCGGCGTGCATACGCTGCCGATGGGCATCCCGGTCGAGATCGACAGCATCTTCGAGCTGGCCCCCGCCGACGAGGTGCGCTGA
- a CDS encoding sigma-70 family RNA polymerase sigma factor, whose protein sequence is MYAAEDRLKALFVSGLDGNANAYHGFLQELTRHLRGYLRKRIPQLHDDVEDLVQEILLAVHHARHTYRSDEPLTAWVHAIARYKLMDFFRSRFRREALNVPFEDDHEAMFAVADDEPAQARHDIGKLLEHLPDKQRLPILHVKLQGLSVTETAALTGLSESAVKVGVHRGLKALAARIRGER, encoded by the coding sequence TTGTACGCAGCGGAAGACCGCCTGAAAGCGCTGTTCGTCAGCGGACTCGACGGCAATGCCAACGCCTATCACGGCTTTCTGCAGGAATTGACGCGTCACCTGCGCGGCTATCTGCGCAAGCGCATTCCGCAATTGCACGACGACGTCGAGGACCTGGTCCAGGAGATCCTGCTGGCCGTCCATCATGCGCGCCACACCTATCGCAGCGACGAGCCGCTGACGGCCTGGGTGCATGCGATCGCGCGCTACAAGCTGATGGATTTCTTCCGCTCGCGGTTTCGCCGCGAAGCGCTCAACGTGCCCTTCGAGGACGATCACGAGGCGATGTTCGCCGTGGCCGACGACGAGCCGGCCCAGGCGCGCCACGATATCGGCAAGCTGCTCGAGCACCTGCCCGACAAGCAGCGGTTGCCGATCCTGCATGTGAAGCTGCAGGGTTTGTCGGTAACCGAGACGGCGGCGCTGACGGGCCTGTCCGAATCAGCGGTGAAGGTGGGCGTGCATCGCGGGCTCAAGGCGCTGGCGGCGCGGATCCGGGGTGAGCGATGA
- a CDS encoding prolyl oligopeptidase family serine peptidase, translating to MSDSFHWPDGPDPFKFLESLDSRRARAWVDEQNARTHAALRHDEAFNALAARLAKAYLPRERPVIPARWREWAYDLWQDDRHPKGLWRRARWDDWRAGEPDWQVLLDVDALGAHERESWVFEHDAILYPDGDRALLSLSPGGADAVVVREFDLERRCFVEDGFRIDEPGNHTVDWIDRDTVYVSWERDEDSTTEAGYPYEVRRWTRGTALDAAPVVFRGEPDDISAGAAFDPIEQRHTAWRSVDFFDLHTYRLDAAGEWRRYEVPAHVVVGFWHGWLVLEPRLDWDCEGVLHAGGSLLAIREDAFLAGSRSFTTLFAPGPSTSACSWTHTRHTLIASWLDDVRNRTLLWQPQQQEDGGWTWTSRPFAWSGEAEIDLEPVEPTLNDEVFVDVDTFLDPPECWLADLADQAEDAAARRVLLDRPPVQFEASALVVRRAVARSRDGTEVPYTLIGPRDALDGETDAQGATRRIARPCLLSGYGGFAIPNLPAYSDALGIAWLERGGVAAFAHIRGGGEFGSRWHTDAQREHRQRSFDDFIAVAEHLIDSGVTTAAQLGIEGGSNGGLLVAACMVQRPELYGAVLCQVPLLDMQRYPKLHAGAAWLDEYGDPDDARQGAALAAYSPYHRVRADRMYPPLLLSTSTRDDRVHPAHARKMAARMQSLGHEQVWYWENTDGGHGSADDLERAESDAADFGFLWAHLGPAPATAGS from the coding sequence ATGTCCGATTCGTTCCACTGGCCCGACGGGCCGGATCCCTTCAAGTTCCTCGAATCGCTCGACAGCCGGCGCGCCCGCGCCTGGGTCGACGAGCAGAACGCGCGCACCCACGCCGCGCTGCGCCACGACGAAGCCTTCAACGCGCTCGCCGCGCGCCTGGCCAAGGCCTACCTGCCGCGCGAGCGGCCCGTGATCCCGGCGCGCTGGCGCGAGTGGGCCTACGACCTCTGGCAGGACGATCGCCATCCCAAGGGCCTGTGGCGCCGCGCGCGCTGGGACGACTGGCGCGCCGGCGAGCCGGACTGGCAGGTGCTGCTCGATGTCGACGCGCTCGGCGCGCACGAGCGCGAATCCTGGGTGTTCGAGCACGACGCGATCCTCTATCCCGATGGCGATCGCGCGCTGCTGTCGCTGTCGCCGGGCGGCGCCGACGCGGTGGTGGTGCGCGAGTTCGACCTGGAGCGGCGCTGTTTCGTCGAGGACGGTTTTCGGATCGACGAACCCGGCAATCACACGGTCGACTGGATCGATCGCGATACCGTCTACGTGAGCTGGGAGCGCGACGAGGACTCGACCACCGAGGCCGGTTATCCCTACGAGGTGCGGCGCTGGACGCGCGGCACGGCGCTCGACGCGGCGCCCGTGGTGTTCCGCGGCGAGCCCGACGACATCAGCGCCGGCGCGGCCTTCGATCCGATCGAGCAGCGCCATACCGCCTGGCGCAGCGTCGATTTCTTCGACCTGCATACCTACCGGCTCGACGCGGCGGGCGAGTGGCGGCGCTACGAGGTGCCCGCGCACGTGGTGGTCGGCTTCTGGCACGGCTGGCTGGTGCTGGAGCCGCGTCTCGACTGGGATTGCGAGGGCGTGTTGCACGCCGGCGGTTCGCTGCTGGCGATCCGCGAGGATGCCTTCCTGGCCGGCTCGCGCAGCTTCACCACGCTGTTCGCGCCGGGGCCCTCGACCTCGGCCTGCAGCTGGACCCACACGCGCCACACGCTGATCGCGAGCTGGCTCGACGACGTGCGCAATCGCACCTTGCTCTGGCAGCCGCAACAGCAGGAGGACGGCGGCTGGACCTGGACGTCGCGGCCGTTCGCCTGGAGCGGCGAGGCCGAGATCGATCTCGAGCCGGTGGAGCCGACGCTGAATGACGAGGTGTTCGTCGACGTCGATACCTTTCTCGATCCGCCCGAATGCTGGCTCGCCGATCTTGCCGACCAGGCCGAGGATGCCGCCGCGCGCCGCGTGCTGCTCGACCGGCCGCCCGTGCAGTTCGAGGCGAGCGCCCTGGTGGTGCGGCGCGCGGTGGCGCGCTCGCGCGACGGCACCGAGGTGCCGTACACGCTGATCGGGCCGCGCGATGCGCTCGACGGCGAGACCGACGCGCAAGGCGCGACGCGGCGCATCGCGCGCCCCTGCCTGTTGTCGGGCTACGGCGGCTTCGCGATTCCGAACCTGCCGGCCTACAGCGACGCGCTCGGCATCGCCTGGCTGGAGCGCGGCGGCGTGGCCGCCTTCGCGCATATCCGCGGCGGCGGCGAGTTCGGCTCGCGCTGGCACACCGATGCGCAGCGCGAACATCGGCAGCGCTCTTTCGACGACTTCATCGCGGTGGCCGAGCACCTGATCGACAGCGGCGTGACCACGGCCGCGCAGCTCGGCATCGAGGGCGGCAGCAACGGCGGCCTGCTGGTGGCGGCCTGCATGGTGCAGCGGCCCGAGTTGTACGGCGCGGTGCTCTGCCAGGTGCCCTTGCTCGACATGCAGCGTTACCCGAAGCTGCACGCGGGCGCGGCCTGGCTCGACGAATACGGCGACCCCGACGATGCGCGGCAGGGCGCGGCGCTGGCCGCCTATTCGCCGTATCACCGCGTGCGCGCGGATCGCATGTATCCGCCCTTGCTGCTGAGCACCTCGACGCGCGACGATCGCGTGCATCCCGCCCATGCGCGCAAGATGGCCGCGCGCATGCAGTCGCTCGGTCACGAACAGGTCTGGTACTGGGAGAATACCGACGGCGGTCACGGCAGCGCCGACGACCTGGAGCGCGCCGAATCGGATGCGGCCGATTTCGGTTTCCTCTGGGCGCACCTGGGGCCGGCGCCGGCGACGGCGGGAAGCTGA
- a CDS encoding DUF1109 domain-containing protein, translating into MRTDELIGLLATGVAPADRGAAARRFGTALPLGLGGSLLLTWLLFGWRRDLAPAMDTALFWIKLAFPLAVAAVAWPLAERLGRPGSRGGRRWWLLALPFLLVWIGGALVLAAAAPGARLPLMLGLSWKVCALNILLLSTPSFAAVFWAMRALAATRPRLAGAVAGLLASAIATAAYCLHCPEMSPAFWALWYVLGMSLPAALGALLGPRLLRW; encoded by the coding sequence ATGAGAACCGATGAACTGATCGGCCTGCTCGCCACCGGTGTCGCGCCCGCCGATCGCGGCGCCGCGGCGCGCCGCTTCGGCACGGCGCTGCCGCTCGGCCTGGGCGGCTCGCTGCTGCTGACCTGGTTGCTGTTCGGCTGGCGCCGCGACCTGGCACCGGCAATGGACACGGCCCTGTTCTGGATCAAGCTCGCCTTTCCGCTGGCCGTGGCGGCTGTCGCCTGGCCGCTGGCCGAACGCCTGGGCCGCCCCGGCTCGCGAGGCGGGCGTCGCTGGTGGCTGCTCGCGCTGCCCTTCCTGCTGGTGTGGATCGGCGGCGCACTCGTGCTGGCCGCCGCGGCGCCCGGAGCGCGCCTGCCGCTGATGCTGGGCCTGTCGTGGAAGGTCTGTGCGCTCAACATCCTGCTGCTGTCGACACCGAGCTTCGCCGCGGTGTTCTGGGCCATGCGCGCCCTGGCGGCGACCCGGCCGAGGCTGGCCGGCGCGGTGGCCGGGCTGCTCGCCAGCGCGATCGCGACCGCCGCCTATTGCCTGCATTGCCCGGAGATGAGCCCGGCCTTCTGGGCGCTCTGGTATGTGCTGGGGATGTCGTTGCCGGCCGCGCTCGGCGCGCTGCTGGGGCCGCGCCTGCTGCGCTGGTGA